The following are from one region of the Mannheimia granulomatis genome:
- a CDS encoding SIMPL domain-containing protein (The SIMPL domain is named for its presence in mouse protein SIMPL (signalling molecule that associates with mouse pelle-like kinase). Bacterial member BP26, from Brucella, was shown to assemble into a channel-like structure, while YggE from E. coli has been associated with resistance to oxidative stress.) has protein sequence MKLKNFLTILPLAVATMSASAETATAENKEKTSTFNFSTEVSRTVDKDLMQANVYSRKSGKSLPELKKSVSLNLNRVLEEAKKYPNIEVQAEGLTNNVNYNSKGNIDGWETTGSINLKSKDFEAMAAVLENLGKDVAISYIDFSVSPEKMASLEDEMTLEIIHKFQHKADIIQKGLGAKKYKLSNINIQTPNDGGANHPYYRQERMYAMAAAPKMSESNSMEQIPLEAGKTTISASASGNVEFE, from the coding sequence ATGAAATTGAAAAATTTTCTAACTATTTTACCGCTTGCAGTCGCGACAATGTCAGCCTCAGCAGAAACAGCTACTGCTGAAAATAAAGAGAAAACATCAACCTTTAATTTTTCAACAGAAGTAAGCCGTACCGTAGATAAAGATTTAATGCAGGCAAATGTATATAGCCGTAAATCGGGAAAATCTTTGCCGGAGTTAAAAAAATCCGTGTCGTTAAATTTGAATCGTGTGTTGGAAGAAGCGAAGAAATATCCGAATATTGAAGTGCAGGCTGAAGGTTTAACCAATAATGTAAACTATAACAGCAAAGGCAATATTGACGGTTGGGAAACTACAGGCAGCATTAATCTCAAAAGTAAAGATTTTGAAGCAATGGCAGCAGTGCTTGAGAATTTAGGTAAAGATGTGGCGATTAGCTATATTGATTTTAGTGTTTCGCCGGAAAAAATGGCTTCTCTTGAAGATGAGATGACTCTTGAAATTATCCATAAATTCCAACACAAAGCGGATATTATCCAAAAAGGGCTAGGCGCGAAGAAATATAAGCTGAGCAATATTAATATCCAGACCCCGAATGATGGCGGCGCTAACCATCCATATTATCGCCAAGAGCGAATGTATGCTATGGCGGCTGCACCTAAGATGTCGGAAAGTAACTCAATGGAACAAATTCCATTAGAAGCAGGTAAGACGACCATTTCTG